Within the Candidatus Paracaedimonas acanthamoebae genome, the region TTAGCTGCTCGTATTTTGCAAGATCAACTTCAGCAGTTTATTAATTTTGAAGAGCCCGTTCCTGCAGAAGAAAAAGATCCAGAAGCTGAACTTCCATTTAGTCGTGCTCTTCTTAAGAAAGTTGAAGAACTTGAACTTTCTGTTCGTTCTGCAAATTGCTTAAAGAATGAAAATATTGTTTATATTGGGGATCTCGTTCAAAAAACGGAAAATGATCTGTTGAGAACACCAAATTTTGGACGTAAGTCACTCAATGAAATTAAAGAAGTTTTAGGCCAGATGGGACTTGAACTTGGTATGAATGTTACGGGTTGGCCACCTGAAAATATTGAAGAAATGGCCAAAAAAATTGAAGATCCTTATTAAGGTATAGAGTTAGGAGAATTACCATGCGTCATCGTATGCGCGGACGTCAATTAAATCGTACAACTAATCAACGCAAAGCTTTATTACGTGGACTTGCAAAAGATTTAATTCGTCATGAACAAATCACGACAACATTGCCAAAGGCTAAAGATTTAAGGCCGTTTGTAGAAAAACTCGTCACTTTAGGTCGACGTGGTGGGCTTCATGTTTATCGCCAAGCTCTTTCAGTTCTTGGAGATAACGAATTGGCACGCAAATTAACGGGTACTCTCGCAGAACGTTATCGCGATAGGGCCGGCGGATATACTCGTATTGTTAAAGCAGGTTTCCGTTATGGAGATAATGCTCCTTTAGCAGTCATTGAGTTTATTGAACGTGACGCTGCTGCCAAAGGTGCTGGTCAAAAAGTTGCCGCGCCATCAATGGCGACAGATGCAGCTGCTGAGGCTCAAGCATAAAGAGAAAGCATATTTAAAATATAATTAAAGCGACAGTATGTCGCTTTTTTTATGTCAAAAAAATAAGAGGACAAACATGAAAAAAAATATTTTCTTCGTTATTGGTTTCTTAAGAGCTTCTTTTTCATTAATGGCGGATCCCCTTGAGATGCTTCCATGTTCTCAAGAACAAATTCAACTGACATTTGCACCGATTGTGAAAAAAATAGCTCCAGCTGTTGTTAGTATCTCGGCAGCTCGCGTTGTGAAAGAACGCCATTCTCCCTTTTTTGAGGATCCAATATTTCGCC harbors:
- the rplQ gene encoding 50S ribosomal protein L17; translation: MRHRMRGRQLNRTTNQRKALLRGLAKDLIRHEQITTTLPKAKDLRPFVEKLVTLGRRGGLHVYRQALSVLGDNELARKLTGTLAERYRDRAGGYTRIVKAGFRYGDNAPLAVIEFIERDAAAKGAGQKVAAPSMATDAAAEAQA